Below is a window of Escherichia coli DSM 30083 = JCM 1649 = ATCC 11775 DNA.
GGTTTAGGAATGCTGGTGGCACAGGCGGCTCATGCCTTCCTTCTTTGGCATGGCGTTCTGCCTGATGTAGAACCGGTCATCAAACTATTGCAACAGGAATTGTCAGCGTGAATCAGGCCATCCAGTTTCCGGATAGGGAAGAGTGGGACGAGAATAAAAGATGTGTATGTTTTCCCGCTCTCGTGAATGGTATGCAACTGACATGTGCGATCTCTGGCGAGAGTCTGGCGTATCGCTTTACTGGAGATACGCCAGAACAGTGGTTAGCGAGTTTTCGTCAGCATCGCTGGGACCTGGAAGAAGAAGCGGAAAACTTAATTCAGGAACAAAGTGAAGATGATCAAGGTTGGGTCTGGTTACCTTGATCCAGATATTCGTCCTTCCATTTCACGTAGTTATTTGCGGAATAGCGTAACCCAGCCTTCTCTTCATCACTTAACGGGCGGATCTGTTTGACGGGGCTACCGAGATACAGATATCCGCTCTCCAGCCGTTTATTTTGTGGGACCAGGCTACCCGCACCAATCATCACATCATCTTCTACTATTGCGCCATCAAGTAAAATTGAGCCCATCCCAACCAAAACTCGATTGCCAATGGTGCAGCCGTGGAGCATCACCTTGTGACCAACAGTGACATCTTCGCCAATGGTTAATGGGTTGCCATCTGGGTTGTACGAGGATTTATGAGTGACATGCAACATACTGCCATCCTGGATATTGGTGCGTGCTCCGATCTGTACATAATGTACATCTCCACGAATCACAACGAGCGGCCAGATCCCCACATCATCAGCCAAACGAACGTCACCAATCACGACGCTGCTATCGTCGATCATTACGCGCTGACCGATTTGTGGAAAAAGATCGCGGTATGGGCGTAAAACATCAGACATACTCACCTCAACAATAAATGATTTACTAATGACTTTGGGTGCATTATTGGCCTTGTGCAAGTCTTTTAGCATGCAAAAAAGCACCGTTTTGTGTGCGAATGCAGCAAAAAGGGTGAAAAAGCAACAAACAGAAAAAAAGATCAAAAAAGTACTTGTGCAAAAAATTGGGATCCCTATAATGCGCCTCCGTTGAGACGACAACGTGAAACACTTCACAAGATGGTCGTAACAACAAAGAGAAAAAATCCTGAAGTTCAGGGTTGACTCTGAAAGAGGAAAGCGTAATATACGCCACCTCGCGACAGTGAGCTGAAAGCCGCGTCGCAACTGCTCTTTAACAATTTATCAGACAATCTGTGTGGGCACTCGAAGATACGGATTCTTAACGTCGCAAGACGAAAAATGAATACCAAGTCTCAGGAGTGAACACGTAATTCATTACGAAGTTTAATTCTTTGAGCATCAAACTTTTAAATTGAAGAGTTTGATCATGGCTCAGATTGAACGCTGGCGGCAGGCCTAACACATGCAAGTCGAACGGTAACAGGAAGCAGCTTGCTGCTTTGCTGACGAGTGGCGGACGGGTGAGTAATGTCTGGGAAACTGCCTGATGGAGGGGGATAACTACTGGAAACGGTAGCTAATACCGCATAACGTCGCAAGACCAAAGAGGGGGACCTTAGGGCCTCTTGCCATCGGATGTGCCCAGATGGGATTAGCTAGTAGGTGGGGTAACGGCTCACCTAGGCGACGATCCCTAGCTGGTCTGAGAGGATGACCAGCCACACTGGAACTGAGACACGGTCCAGACTCCTACGGGAGGCAGCAGTGGGGAATATTGCACAATGGGCGCAAGCCTGATGCAGCCATGCCGCGTGTATGAAGAAGGCCTTCGGGTTGTAAAGTACTTTCAGCGGGGAGGAAGGGAGTAAAGTTAATACCTTTGCTCATTGACGTTACCCGCAGAAGAAGCACCGGCTAACTCCGTGCCAGCAGCCGCGGTAATACGGAGGGTGCAAGCGTTAATCGGAATTACTGGGCGTAAAGCGCACGCAGGCGGTTTGTTAAGTCAGATGTGAAATCCCCGGGCTCAACCTGGGAACTGCATCTGATACTGGCAAGCTTGAGTCTCGTAGAGGGGGGTAGAATTCCAGGTGTAGCGGTGAAATGCGTAGAGATCTGGAGGAATACCGGTGGCGAAGGCGGCCCCCTGGACGAAGACTGACGCTCAGGTGCGAAAGCGTGGGGAGCAAACAGGATTAGATACCCTGGTAGTCCACGCCGTAAACGATGTCGACTTGGAGGTTGTGCCCTTGAGGCGTGGCTTCCGGAGCTAACGCGTTAAGTCGACCGCCTGGGGAGTACGGCCGCAAGGTTAAAACTCAAATGAATTGACGGGGGCCCGCACAAGCGGTGGAGCATGTGGTTTAATTCGATGCAACGCGAAGAACCTTACCTGGTCTTGACATCCACGGAAGTTTTCAGAGATGAGAATGTGCCTTCGGGAACCGTGAGACAGGTGCTGCATGGCTGTCGTCAGCTCGTGTTGTGAAATGTTGGGTTAAGTCCCGCAACGAGCGCAACCCTTATCCTTTGTTGCCAGCGGTCCGGCCGGGAACTCAAAGGAGACTGCCAGTGATAAACTGGAGGAAGGTGGGGATGACGTCAAGTCATCATGGCCCTTACGACCAGGGCTACACACGTGCTACAATGGCGCATACAAAGAGAAGCGACCTCGCGAGAGCAAGCGGACCTCATAAAGTGCGTCGTAGTCCGGATTGGAGTCTGCAACTCGACTCCATGAAGTCGGAATCGCTAGTAATCGTGGATCAGAATGCCACGGTGAATACGTTCCCGGGCCTTGTACACACCGCCCGTCACACCATGGGAGTGGGTTGCAAAAGAAGTAGGTAGCTTAACCTTCGGGAGGGCGCTTACCACTTTGTGATTCATGACTGGGGTGAAGTCGTAACAAGGTAACCGTAGGGGAACCTGCGGTTGGATCACCTCCTTACCTTAAAGAAGCGTACTTTGAAGTGCTCACACAGATTGTCTGATGAAAATGAGCAGTAAAACCTCTACAGGCTTGTAGCTCAGGTGGTTAGAGCGCACCCCTGATAAGGGTGAGGTCGGTGGTTCAAGTCCACTCAGGCCTACCAAATTTGCATCGCAAATTTGAAGAGGTTTTAACTACATGTTATGGGGCTATAGCTCAGCTGGGAGAGCGCCTGCTTTGCACGCAGGAGGTCTGCGGTTCGATCCCGCATAGCTCCACCATCTCTGTAGTGATTAAATAAAAAATACTTCAGAGTGTACCTGCAAAGGTTCACTGCGAAGTTTTGCTCTTTAAAAATCTGGATCAAGCTGAAAATTGAAACACTGAACAACGAAAGTTGTTCGTGAGTCTCTCAAATTTTCGCAACACGATGATGGATCGCAAGAAACATCTTCGGGTTGTGAGGTTAAGCGACTAAGCGTACACGGTGGATGCCCTGGCAGTCAGAGGCGATGAAGGACGTGCTAATCTGCGATAAGCGTCGGTGAGGTGATATGAACCGTTATAACCGGCGATTTCCGAATGGGGAAACCCAGTGTGTTTCGACACACTATCATTAACTGAATCCATAGGTTAATGAGGCGAACCGGGGGAACTGAAACATCTAAGTACCCCGAGGAAAAGAAATCAACCGAGATTCCCCCAGTAGCGGCGAGCGAACGGGGAGGAGCCCAGAGCCTGAATCAGTGTGTGTGTTAGTGGAAGCGTCTGGAAAGGCGCGCGATACAGGGTGACAGCCCCGTACACAAAAATGCACATATTGTGAGCTCGATGAGTAGGGCGGGACACGTGGTATCCTGTCTGAATATGGGGGGACCATCCTCCAAGGCTAAATACTCCTGACTGACCGATAGTGAACCAGTACCGTGAGGGAAAGGCGAAAAGAACCCCGGCGAGGGGAGTGAAAAAGAACCTGAAACCGTGTACGTACAAGCAGTGGGAGCCTCTTTATGGGGTGACTGCGTACCTTTTGTATAATGGGTCAGCGACTTATATTCTGTAGCAAGGTTAACCGAATAGGGGAGCCGAAGGGAAACCGAGTCTTAACTGGGCGTTAAGTTGCAGGGTATAGACCCGAAACCCGGTGATCTAGCCATGGGCAGGTTGAAGGTTGGGTAACACTAACTGGAGGACCGAACCGACTAATGTTGAAAAATTAGCGGATGACTTGTGGCTGGGGGTGAAAGGCCAATCAAACCGGGAGATAGCTGGTTCTCCCCGAAAGCTATTTAGGTAGCGCCTCGTGAATTCATCTCCGGGGGTAGAGCACTGTTTCGGCAAGGGGGTCATCCCGACTTACCAACCCGATGCAAACTGCGAATACCGGAGAATGTTATCACGGGAGACACACGGCGGGTGCTAACGTCCGTCGTGAAGAGGGAAACAACCCAGACCGCCAGCTAAGGTCCCAAAGTCATGGTTAAGTGGGAAACGATGTGGGAAGGCCCAGACAGCCAGGATGTTGGCTTAGAAGCAGCCATCATTTAAAGAAAGCGTAATAGCTCACTGGTCGAGTCGGCCTGCGCGGAAGATGTAACGGGGCTAAACCATGCACCGAAGCTGCGGCAGCGACACTATGTGTTGTTGGGTAGGGGAGCGTTCTGTAAGCCTGTGAAGGTGGCCTGTGAGGGTTGCTGGAGGTATCAGAAGTGCGAATGCTGACATAAGTAACGATAAAGCGGGTGAAAAGCCCGCTCGCCGGAAGACCAAGGGTTCCTGTCCAACGTTAATCGGGGCAGGGTGAGTCGACCCCTAAGGCGAGGCCGAAAGGCGTAGTCGATGGGAAACAGGTTAATATTCCTGTACTTGGTGTTACTGCGAAGGGGGGACGGAGAAGGCTATGTTGGCCGGGCGACGGTTGTCCCGGTTTAAGCGTGTAGGCTGGTTTTCCAGGCAAATCCGGAAAACCAAGGCTGAGGCGTGATGACGAGGCACTACGGTGCTGAAGCGACAAATGCCCTGCTTCCAGGAAAAGCCTCTAAGCATCAGGTAACATCAAATCGTACCCCAAACCGACACAGGTGGTCAGGTAGAGAATACCAAGGCGCTTGAGAGAACTCGGGTGAAGGAACTAGGCAAAATGGTGCCGTAACTTCGGGAGAAGGCACGCTGATATGTAGGTGAAGCGACTTGCTCGTGGAGCTGAAATCAGTCGAAGATACCAGCTGGCTGCAACTGTTTATTAAAAACACAGCACTGTGCAAACACGAAAGTGGACGTATACGGTGTGACGCCTGCCCGGTGCCGGAAGGTTAATTGATGGGGTTAGCGGTAACGCGAAGCTCTTGATCGAAGCCCCGGTAAACGGCGGCCGTAACTATAACGGTCCTAAGGTAGCGAAATTCCTTGTCGGGTAAGTTCCGACCTGCACGAATGGCGTAATGATGGCCAGGCTGTCTCCACCCGAGACTCAGTGAAATTGAACTCGCTGTGAAGATGCAGTGTACCCGCGGCAAGACGGAAAGACCCCGTGAACCTTTACTATAGCTTGACACTGAACATTGAGCCTTGATGTGTAGGATAGGTGGGAGGCTTTGAAGTGTGGACGCCAGTCTGCATGGAGCCGACCTTGAAATACCACCCTTTAATGTTTGATGTTCTAACGTTGGCCCGTAATCCGGGTTGCGGACAGTGTCTGGTGGGTAGTTTGACTGGGGCGGTCTCCTCCTAAAGAGTAACGGAGGAGCACGAAGGTTGGCTAATCCTGGTCGGACATCAGGAGGTTAGTGCAATGGCATAAGCCAGCTTGACTGCGAGCGTGACGGCGCGAGCAGGTGCGAAAGCAGGTCATAGTGATCCGGTGGTTCTGAATGGAAGGGCCATCGCTCAACGGATAAAAGGTACTCCGGGGATAACAGGCTGATACCGCCCAAGAGTTCATATCGACGGCGGTGTTTGGCACCTCGATGTCGGCTCATCACATCCTGGGGCTGAAGTAGGTCCCAAGGGTATGGCTGTTCGCCATTTAAAGTGGTACGCGAGCTGGGTTTAGAACGTCGTGAGACAGTTCGGTCCCTATCTGCCGTGGGCGCTGGAGAACTGAGGGGGGCTGCTCCTAGTACGAGAGGACCGGAGTGGACGCATCACTGGTGTTCGGGTTGTCATGCCAATGGCACTGCCCGGTAGCTAAATGCGGAAGAGATAAGTGCTGAAAGCATCTAAGCACGAAACTTGCCCCGAGATGAGTTCTCCCTGAGACTTAGAGTCTCCTGAAGGAACGTTGAAGACGACGACGTTGATAGGCCGGGTGTGTAAGCGCAGCGATGCGTTGAGCTAACCGGTACTAATGAACCGTGAGGCTTAACCTTACAACGCCGAAGATGTTTTGGCGGATGAGAGAAAGATTTTCAGCCTGATACAGATTAGATTAACCGGCGACAAGCGGGTTAATGAAACAGAATTTGCCTGGCGGCCTTAGCG
It encodes the following:
- the yrdB gene encoding DUF1488 domain-containing protein, whose product is MNQAIQFPDREEWDENKRCVCFPALVNGMQLTCAISGESLAYRFTGDTPEQWLASFRQHRWDLEEEAENLIQEQSEDDQGWVWLP
- the yrdA gene encoding gamma carbonic anhydrase family protein; its protein translation is MSDVLRPYRDLFPQIGQRVMIDDSSVVIGDVRLADDVGIWPLVVIRGDVHYVQIGARTNIQDGSMLHVTHKSSYNPDGNPLTIGEDVTVGHKVMLHGCTIGNRVLVGMGSILLDGAIVEDDVMIGAGSLVPQNKRLESGYLYLGSPVKQIRPLSDEEKAGLRYSANNYVKWKDEYLDQGNQTQP